In the genome of Candidatus Binatia bacterium, one region contains:
- a CDS encoding type Z 30S ribosomal protein S14 → MAKTCLRVKAQRPPKFRVRTYNRCPLCGRPRAFFRRFKMCRLCLRDLARKGEIPGLIKASW, encoded by the coding sequence GTGGCAAAAACCTGCTTGCGCGTGAAAGCGCAGCGCCCCCCCAAGTTCCGGGTGCGTACCTATAACCGCTGCCCCCTGTGCGGGCGACCGCGCGCATTCTTCAGGCGCTTCAAGATGTGCCGCCTGTGTCTGCGCGACCTCGCGCGCAAAGGGGAGATACCCGGGCTCATCAAGGCGAGCTGGTAG